In Ammoniphilus sp. CFH 90114, the DNA window TTTCTCTCTGAAGGCTTCTAAGGCCTCTAGTCGGTCTTTCGTTGGAATGATCACTTCATAGGCTTTAGATTCAAGATCTAATCCCGTCTGTAAATCAACGCTGCTTCCCTTATCTATCGCATACTTCGCTTGGTATACAGCTAATGGTGCATTTCCTAAAATCTCATTAGCAAGACTAAGAGCCTGATCCGTTAACTGCTCTTGGCTTTCCGCCACACCATTTAAGAATCCATAATCAAGAGCTGTCTTTGCTGATATCTTCCGTGCTGTAAGGATTAATTCTTTTGCCTTTGATGGCCCAATCAATCGAGATAAACGTTGTGTTCCGCCCGCTCCTGGAATAATCCCTAAGCTCACTTCTGTAAGTCCCATCATCGCATCTTGAACCGCGTATCGGAAGTCACAAGCGAGCGCTAGCTCGAATCCTCCACCAAAAGCATAGCCATTAATCGCCGCAATCGTAGGTTGAGGCAATCTCTCTATAGCCGTAAATACATCACGAATTTTTCTCACATTACGGCGAACTTGCTGTTCATTGAGCGTACGGCGCTCCTTCAGGTCTGCACCAGCACAGAAGGCACGTCCTTGTGCAGCAACGATTACCACACGAATATCCTTGGAATCTAGCTGTATCTGCTCAACAATCTCACCCAACTTGGCCAAGGTGTCATAGTTAAGGGCATTTAATTCCTCTGGCCGGTTTAGCTTAATGATAGCCAGATGGCCATCTCGCTCTAGTAGTACAGGTTGCTCCATCTTTCTACATGCCCCTCTCTTGATATTAGCTTATTTCTTAGGTTGAACCCTCGCGTAAGTTCCTAAAGCGACAGCGACAAGTGTCGCATCATCTGTCGTAATTCGGGCTTCCATGACAATCGTATTGCCGCCTCTTCTAAGTACCTTAGATTCTGCTCTTAGATACTCTCCTCTAGCTGGAGCTAGAAAATTAACTTTACTTTCTACAGTTACACACTGCTGCACACCGTCTACGTGTGGTGCTGCTCCGTGGCCCATTGCAACATCAGCTAACGTGCTAGTCACCCCACCGTGGACGACGCCTTCTAAGCTATTGTAAAGTTCAGGTCTAATCTTTAAGACAGCGACACAACCTTCATCATTGACTTGTTCAATCTCAATTCCTAAGTAGTGATTAAATCTATTTTTTGTTTGATTGCTCATTGTCTCACCCCTATCCTTGGAAGAAGGAGAGACCCCTGTATAGCAGATGGTCTCATCCCTTCCCTTTCGTTTATATCTCCGCCGCTTCTTCCAGGGGGATAAAATAATCGTTTTTACGGTAAACCAAGGCATCAAGGATCGCTACAACCTCACGTTCACTTTCCACTTTAATGCGATACCAAGCTGTCCGGTTATTTCGCTTCTCTTCTACTGCTGTTGCTCTCAACTTCGTCCCTTTCCAACTTGCTGCCAGAAATCCAATATTCATGGATAGGGCGACAGATGTCTTCCCGTAAGAGTTGCTTGCTACAGCGAAAACCACATCAGCTAGGGAGAAAACGACCCCTCCATGTGTTGTGCCATGAGCATTCAGCAAATTATCCCTGACAACCACTTCTGCCGTAGCTGTTCCTTCCCCGACCTCTATTAACTCAACTCCAAGATACTGAGCAAATGGATCGTTTCGCAGCTTCTCACAGATCTGCTCGTAATACTTCTGATGAATCTCACGGTCATCTAATTTCGGTTTCAAAGGAACCTCCTAAAGGACTTCAGCAAAGTGCATGGATACGACTTTACCTGCAAAACCCATTAAGTCTTTTCCTGCTGCTCTTCCTTCTGGGGATGACAACGCTTGCACCAAGGCTTCTTTGGTTTCGAAGTACATCTCTGCGATTAAGTGCAAGTCACTCTCTCCCATAGGAGTACCGTAAATCTTATTCACTTCAAGCTTAATCAGTCCTGGCATCTTAGCCGCTAACGGTGCATGGACGTCATGATAATGTTGATCAAATTCCTCTACATTCTCCGGCTTGCGATAGATTGCGATTAATTTTACCATGGGATATTCTCCTCCAAACGAAGTAATTACGTAATATATATAACGTTTAATTTATATAACGTTATTATCACGTATCTTTTATTTTTAGTATATTAATATTGTTAATGACTAGTCAAGGTATATTTTATATGTTTTAAATTGTTATTCTATTATCCTGGACAACAGACAATTCTTTCTTTCTCTTGAGGTGTAATACAATGCACCCCACACTGCCAAGAAAGCAGACAAAAGAGGACAAAAAGAAGGCTGTTAAATAAGAACCCGATAAATCAACCAATGTACCGGTAATAACAGGAGAAATAAATTGTCCCACTCCAAAGAAGAGTGTAATAAATCCTATCGCAACAGGGGTCTTCAATGGATGAACAAAATCGCCAACCGCTGCTACCATTACGGTCGGCACTCCCCATAACGTAACCGCATACAACACCGTTTCCACCAATAACAAGACATAATGATCTGTCATGCTAAAAGCTAATAAGAGGACAGCCTGCGATATATAGACGAGGAATAAAGATGGCATTCTCCCGATTCGATCCGATACACTACCCCAGATATAACCGCTTAGTATGCTAGCAAAACCAGCCACTGCAAATAATTGTCCTGCTGCTTTCTCTCCCAGTCTTACGTCTTGAATCAGATAGTCCATAAAAAAGGTGGAAAAAATGAGATAACTAAAACCCCAAGTGAGATAAACAAATCCAATCATCCATAACAGCTTATTGCGATAAACCGTTTGCGATTTATGTTCATCCTCTCTATGGACCTGTTTCGCAGTCTTTTTATCCTCCTTCCTCTCGCTATCTCCATAAGGATTCATTCCTACTTCAGAAGGGTCATTCTTCATAAAAAGGAGATTCAGCAATATAAATAATAGTATCGCAGCAGCTAGTATATACCAACTAAATCTCCACCCATCATCTGCATAACTGACCATCATATAGGGTACGAATATTCCACTTAAAACCATTCCAATCCCTGAACCAGCATTGACTACTCCTAACGCCATTCCCCTGTACCGCGAGACAAACCATTTTCCTACTAACCCTAAGTTGGTTACATTTCCGGCTCCTGCACCGATTCCAATAATTAAACAGGAAAGATAAGCTGTCCAGAAATTATAGGATAGTCCACTTCCAATCATCCCTAACACGGTTATAAACAGCGAAACAATGATAACCTTCTTAGCTGTAAAGCGCATGACGGCATACCCCACTGTCGTTGCACTCAACAAATATCCAAGAAAAACCGAAGAAGCAATTAAACCCGTCTGACTGTAATTAAGCGTAAGACCTTCCTTCATGAAGGGCATAATGGCCCCAAAAGAAAATCTTCCAAAGCCTAAACATGCCAGCAAATTGAGCGTGGCAATCACAAGGATCCACCAACTCCGATGTAGCGTTTTTCCCATTTCCCCCACTCCTGTTATTATATAAATGTTTAGAATTGATTTAATTATATCTCATTAAGTCAAGCCCTAATAAGTAAAAAAAAGAACCCGTTCTCACGGATTCTTCCTATAACCCTATTTATTCACAATATGGATCGCATGGCCAAGTGCTGCTTCAGCTGCCTCTAACCATACTTCCGAGAGCGTCGGATGCGGGTGCATAGTCAGCGCTAAGTCTTCTACTCTTGCTGAGAGTTCTAAAGCAAGGACTCCTTCACCAATCATATTGGAGGCATCCGCACCTACCATGTGCATACCTAACAGCAAGTGAGTATTCGCGTCCACGATCACTTCGGCAAAACCATCCACTTCAGCTGTAGCCAGAGCACGTCCGTTAGCCCGGTATGGAAATTGCCCCACCTTCACTTCAAATCCCCGTTGTTCAGCCTCCTCTTTTGAGTAGCCTACTCCAGCAATTTGAGGTTCAGTAAAGATGACATAAGGAATTAACGGCGAGTCTACGGAGCTGGCTAAACCTGATATCACTTCCGCCGCTACGATTCCCTGCTTAGAAGCACGATGAGCTAACGCTGGACCAGGAGTGATATCTCCAATAGCATAGATATGTGGAACATTGGTTGTGCACTTAGCATCAACCGGAATGTAGCCTCGTTCATCCATTTCGACCCCAGCTTGATCTAAGCCAAGCCCACCGGAATTCGGGATTCGTCCAATTGTCACTAACACTTTATCGCTGACAATGGTTTCATTACCTGCTTTTTCAGAAGTAACCTCTAACACCGTTTTTCCGTTATCCAAGCCGATATTCTCAACCTTTGTTGATGTCTTGATCGTCATACCCAATTTTTTCGCATTACGGGTAACTTCACGAACTAAGCCAGCAGAAACTTGTGGAAGTATACGATCAGCCATTTCAACAACCGTTACCTTACTTCCAAGCTTGGCAAATGCCATCCCCATCTCCATTCCTATATATCCGCCGCCGATGATCGCTAGTGATTTAGGAACTTCTTTCAATTGGAGAGCAGAGGTCGAGTCCAGAATATGAGTATGGTCCACCTCAATAAAGGCTGGAATAAAAGGTCTTGAGCCCGTGGCGATGATCGCTTGTTGAAACTTATAGGTTTCAAAATCGCCTCCGGTTTCCACACCTACCCGATCATCCGATAAGAA includes these proteins:
- a CDS encoding enoyl-CoA hydratase-related protein; translated protein: MEQPVLLERDGHLAIIKLNRPEELNALNYDTLAKLGEIVEQIQLDSKDIRVVIVAAQGRAFCAGADLKERRTLNEQQVRRNVRKIRDVFTAIERLPQPTIAAINGYAFGGGFELALACDFRYAVQDAMMGLTEVSLGIIPGAGGTQRLSRLIGPSKAKELILTARKISAKTALDYGFLNGVAESQEQLTDQALSLANEILGNAPLAVYQAKYAIDKGSSVDLQTGLDLESKAYEVIIPTKDRLEALEAFREKRKPVFRGE
- a CDS encoding PaaI family thioesterase, with translation MSNQTKNRFNHYLGIEIEQVNDEGCVAVLKIRPELYNSLEGVVHGGVTSTLADVAMGHGAAPHVDGVQQCVTVESKVNFLAPARGEYLRAESKVLRRGGNTIVMEARITTDDATLVAVALGTYARVQPKK
- a CDS encoding PaaI family thioesterase — protein: MKPKLDDREIHQKYYEQICEKLRNDPFAQYLGVELIEVGEGTATAEVVVRDNLLNAHGTTHGGVVFSLADVVFAVASNSYGKTSVALSMNIGFLAASWKGTKLRATAVEEKRNNRTAWYRIKVESEREVVAILDALVYRKNDYFIPLEEAAEI
- a CDS encoding EthD family reductase, which codes for MVKLIAIYRKPENVEEFDQHYHDVHAPLAAKMPGLIKLEVNKIYGTPMGESDLHLIAEMYFETKEALVQALSSPEGRAAGKDLMGFAGKVVSMHFAEVL
- a CDS encoding MFS transporter; translation: MGKTLHRSWWILVIATLNLLACLGFGRFSFGAIMPFMKEGLTLNYSQTGLIASSVFLGYLLSATTVGYAVMRFTAKKVIIVSLFITVLGMIGSGLSYNFWTAYLSCLIIGIGAGAGNVTNLGLVGKWFVSRYRGMALGVVNAGSGIGMVLSGIFVPYMMVSYADDGWRFSWYILAAAILLFILLNLLFMKNDPSEVGMNPYGDSERKEDKKTAKQVHREDEHKSQTVYRNKLLWMIGFVYLTWGFSYLIFSTFFMDYLIQDVRLGEKAAGQLFAVAGFASILSGYIWGSVSDRIGRMPSLFLVYISQAVLLLAFSMTDHYVLLLVETVLYAVTLWGVPTVMVAAVGDFVHPLKTPVAIGFITLFFGVGQFISPVITGTLVDLSGSYLTAFFLSSFVCFLGSVGCIVLHLKRKKELSVVQDNRITI
- the lpdA gene encoding dihydrolipoyl dehydrogenase, which encodes MVVGEIAVETDVVVIGGGPGGYAAAIRLGQLGQSVVLIEEDKLGGVCLNRGCIPSKALIHSAGEYHKLGSLGKMGIRIPTNDFSFEMEGWQDWKGGIVSQLNKGIEHLCKENGVTVVKGRASFLSDDRVGVETGGDFETYKFQQAIIATGSRPFIPAFIEVDHTHILDSTSALQLKEVPKSLAIIGGGYIGMEMGMAFAKLGSKVTVVEMADRILPQVSAGLVREVTRNAKKLGMTIKTSTKVENIGLDNGKTVLEVTSEKAGNETIVSDKVLVTIGRIPNSGGLGLDQAGVEMDERGYIPVDAKCTTNVPHIYAIGDITPGPALAHRASKQGIVAAEVISGLASSVDSPLIPYVIFTEPQIAGVGYSKEEAEQRGFEVKVGQFPYRANGRALATAEVDGFAEVIVDANTHLLLGMHMVGADASNMIGEGVLALELSARVEDLALTMHPHPTLSEVWLEAAEAALGHAIHIVNK